Genomic window (Oncorhynchus mykiss isolate Arlee chromosome 21, USDA_OmykA_1.1, whole genome shotgun sequence):
gtgcactataaagggaagggggtgccatttgggatacagacctTTCTCTTTGCAATGTAAAAagcaacaaaaaatgttttgtttgtttgttcgtgTGACCCACCAATTAAATTAGACCATTTTTAGCTGGGACAGTCTCCAGTCTCAACTTAGTGGGTAGTAAAACAATTGACTTCAGGCTGTTAAAGCAAAGAAAATTAGTCTTATCATCACTGTGATCCAGCCGCTATGATGTCATATCTCTTATCAGAACCTTGTATGTTTTTAGTACTCTCTGTTATCTCTTCCGCCTTGTGTAGTGTCCCTGTTTGATGACGTCATCGTAACATCTTTTCCTCTTCCTTATTCCCAGGCATCCCCAGGTGATGACCTCACTACTGTTCTCCAGCCCCACCCACGTTGTCATGAAGGACCGCGAGCTGCCGTcatcctccctcaccctcctccacTACACCGGGACGGCAGTGCCTGTCAAGACACCCGGGGGTGGCCCcttaccctcctcctccaccaccctccacacctccacctctccatccctctccaaaCCTCAGCCATTCTGCCTGCAGACCCTCCAGACCGGCCCTCACCTCCTCGCCAGCATGCAGCTCCAGAAACTCAACTCCCACTACCAGAGTCTGGCTGGAGGTATAAGTGGGGGCGTAGCCTCTGGGCCCACGTCAGGACCTCAGAGGGGGTTTGGGGCCTCAACGCTGGGCTCGGCGGGGCAGCTGGTGGGGGTTACCCCTGGAGGTGTTGGAGGGAGGAATCAGGGCTGTGGGGGGATTATTGACTCTGACCCGGTGGACGAGGAGGTTCTGATGTCGTTGGTCGTAGAGCTGGGGTTGGACCAGGCTAACGAGCTGCCTGAACTCTGGCTAGGACAGAACGAGTTTGACTTCATAGCGGATGTACCTGCCGGATGCTGACCCACCCaaatggagggatgaaaggaggggATCTGTGCTCTCTCATTCTTTCCTTTTCATTACTCTCTAGGTTGGATTGACATAAACTCTAATGTCCCGGCTGGGTGCTCACCCAAACACACGAAATtagacattttttggggggggtcacCCTCTGTTTTTCTCTAAAGGACAAGTTATGGACACAACCTGACGCAAAAAGATCATGCTGTTCTCTTGTTTTTCCTGTGTCCCATTCTAAATTTAAAGGAGAAAGGATAGACACAGGGTCTAATGTTTTTGTGTGTCTCACTGAAAATACTATGTTACTGAGGGAACCTGAGCCTCGGGCCTGTCTGTCAATTTCACTCTACTTCCCAAGggccccctacacacacaccggcagaaggagggatggatggtatTACGATCCGGTAATGGAAGTAGCAGCCGTGAAACAGGCACTTGTCACTTATTCAGTTACCCCAACATTCAGGAGAGTTCAGCAGGTTTGATGGAacaccagggtgtgtgtgtgtgtgtgtgtgtgggggggggattgTTCAGGTCCCTGTGACATAAGACAGACATGACAGGAGGCATCAGAAGCCTGTGTAGTCTCGGTGGACCGGTGTAACCTGACCTGTATGGTGCTGTCAGTGTCTGTATCTAAATAAATGAATGAGTCTTAACGTCCGTGGTCTTCGTGTACCTGGTAACTCTGTAGGTGAAATGAATCATAGTTCCACCCCCCTGCCCCATCATTCTTTCTGTCTATtataagtccccccccccccccccctccatctctgtccccTGTGGTCCTAGAGCCAAGATGCTCCATTACTACCTACTCTGCTGTTGTACCGTCAATGTgtatgtccaaaatggcacccaattccttatatagcgcactacttttgaccagggcccatgcactacttttgaccagagccctgtgtgtcctgttcaaaagtagtgctgtttttatatgtatatatgagagaatagggtgccatataggACATGTACAATAGTTCCTGAGGGTTACAGGTAATGAGGCGGTTAAAGAAGGGTGACTTTaaaaaatgttgtattttttttgGAGAGGGGTTGACTTGTGAGAGCTGAAGGCTAATTAATTATAAACTAATGATTGCGTAaattaattatttttttgaaCAGTACCTGTTCAGAAGACTACAGAAACAAGATTACCTCTTAATAAAGAGGAAAAGTTCCAATTGACTAAGTTCCCATGTTCCAATTGTGAGTCACTTGGCATCATCATGCTTCTTTCACCATGTGATACGATGGTGTTTTTACCTTTTCGAGTTAGTCAGTCAGTAGGCCGGCAGTAGACTAAAGCAGGAGTAGGCTACATATCTAAACAGGGTccttattgttttgtagttttagTTGCTGGATCACTTGATCGTAAGAGAgcacgagtgtgtgtgtgactgcttgCATGGGAAAGTATTCCTGTAAGTTTCCCTTTAAGTTTTGACTCCAAGGAAATGCAAGATAACTACACCAACTTATTTCCTAATCAGAAACCCTTTGAGCTTCCAGACTAGCAAGAACATTTACTTTtcattaaatgtttgttttacttTCCTTATGACATATCTGATATTTTTGTGGtcattttctttttgttttagcTTGAGAAACACTTCTTGCTATTGATTTTGTAAAGGAAAAAAAatgttggagaaaaaaaaaagaatcacTTGTCTAGCTACTGCACTGATTGTATGGTCCTAAGTTTCTCTCTTTAAATCACACCTTTTTTTTAATTGAGGCCTTATTTTAGAAAGGGGGAGGGACCTAtttcttttttctcttttttgtttttgaaatgacaGGTGGAATCATAACTGATGTTGATTTTTGTTTTAGCACTTTCTCCGTTTGCATCTCATTTGTATCTTTATGAAAATATGTACTAGATCATATTTAAATGCTTGTATTTTTGTTACTTCTCTGCATTTGGGGGAAAATAAAGAATACAAACCTGAATCGTATTTGTCATTACGCCGACCAGATGCAACATTTGTACATATTATTTTAGTAAATTCATTCATAAACCCTTGATTGCTGAGAACTGTTAACATTTTATAACATGTCGCCATCTAGTGGTGACTTGTCAAATCAACAGGTCACGCAAGTCCAATAATGAAAGGAAAATGGACTGTTGGCCTATACAGAACATAATATTCGTAGGCATGATTTTTAGAAAGATTTGTCAAACATATAAAAACACACCATTGATAGGCTACAACAGACACACTGTTGCATGTTTGAGGGCCAGGGGTCAAGCATAATGCGGTGCATTTGTGTAAATCCTTAACTTCTGTAACTATGAGAAGATAAATAGAGCATACACTTAAAGCATATGAAAGCAAGCTGCCAGAAAGAAGGACGTCACTAGTGACATTTGTCATGGGAATTGGAAACACATGCGCCTCAGAACAGCTTTATTATCTCGCGCAGCATAAACTGAAAAGCCCGCTGGCATTTCCTGAGAGATATGGACAATTTACATTTGAGAGGCTCGGAGAAGACAA
Coding sequences:
- the cited1 gene encoding cbp/p300-interacting transactivator 1, which produces MTSLLFSSPTHVVMKDRELPSSSLTLLHYTGTAVPVKTPGGGPLPSSSTTLHTSTSPSLSKPQPFCLQTLQTGPHLLASMQLQKLNSHYQSLAGGISGGVASGPTSGPQRGFGASTLGSAGQLVGVTPGGVGGRNQGCGGIIDSDPVDEEVLMSLVVELGLDQANELPELWLGQNEFDFIADVPAGC